A region of Marnyiella aurantia DNA encodes the following proteins:
- the porT gene encoding type IX secretion/gliding motility protein PorT/SprT has translation MNRILFKSLVLSSLAFATFADAQFRTRNRMDKLESFDQQKFSWGFYLNGAMYDYRLVLDPRYGMDVNHNLVTSKPSYGFGAGLIGKMRLNDHFDLRLEPGLQFIQRELRFETQTNDQYSAGTLTNPPFAPMELTEADKVRTVKATMLDIPALIEVHGDRWYNTRAYAAAGVNYIMNLQSNANNTDDNLQGVFRSTTHNFAWSAEMGVQIYFSRFKLTPGFRGTFFLNNEMVSDDPGTPPYWAKSISTAQSRAFMFILKFE, from the coding sequence ATGAACAGAATTTTATTTAAGTCGTTGGTCCTATCGTCGTTAGCGTTTGCCACCTTTGCAGATGCACAGTTCCGAACAAGAAACCGAATGGATAAACTGGAGAGTTTTGACCAACAGAAGTTCAGCTGGGGCTTTTATCTTAATGGGGCAATGTACGATTACCGTCTGGTACTGGATCCAAGATACGGGATGGATGTGAACCATAACCTCGTTACTTCCAAGCCAAGCTACGGTTTTGGTGCAGGACTTATAGGTAAGATGCGTCTGAACGACCATTTCGATTTAAGGCTGGAACCCGGATTGCAGTTTATTCAGAGGGAACTTCGTTTCGAGACGCAGACGAATGATCAGTACTCTGCCGGTACACTTACCAATCCTCCTTTTGCTCCAATGGAGCTTACGGAAGCAGATAAAGTCCGTACCGTGAAGGCAACAATGCTGGATATTCCTGCATTGATCGAAGTACATGGAGACCGCTGGTACAATACACGGGCCTATGCCGCGGCAGGGGTAAATTATATTATGAACCTGCAGTCCAACGCGAATAATACGGATGATAACCTGCAGGGTGTTTTCCGCTCCACAACACATAATTTTGCCTGGTCTGCAGAGATGGGTGTACAGATTTATTTCAGCAGATTTAAACTTACCCCAGGATTCAGAGGCACATTTTTCCTTAATAATGAGATGGTATCAGATGATCCGGGCACTCCTCCATATTGGGCAAAATCAATAAGCACAGCACAGTCCCGCGCGTTCATGTTCATACTGAAATTTGAATAA
- the ubiE gene encoding bifunctional demethylmenaquinone methyltransferase/2-methoxy-6-polyprenyl-1,4-benzoquinol methylase UbiE — MEQIKPYNSDASKKSEVEDMFDNIAPKYDLLNHVLSMKIDVAWRNTLVKWMKMDGVQKVLDVATGTGDLAIAVQKGTQAEVVGLDLSQQMLNVGIVKIKKLNLDGRISMQKGDAENLPFSDNSFDAVSVAFGVRNFENLSRGLTELKRVVKENRSVYILEFSKVEGFLGPFYMFYFRNILPRIGKLISKDHRAYSYLPDSVNAFPYGEKMKNILLETGFKNVEYKKLSLGIATIYKATK, encoded by the coding sequence TTGGAACAGATAAAGCCCTATAACTCAGATGCCAGCAAGAAGAGTGAGGTAGAGGACATGTTTGACAACATAGCTCCGAAATACGATTTGCTGAACCATGTACTTTCAATGAAAATTGATGTGGCCTGGAGAAATACACTTGTAAAGTGGATGAAGATGGACGGCGTGCAAAAAGTCCTGGACGTGGCCACAGGGACGGGAGATCTGGCCATTGCGGTGCAGAAAGGAACGCAGGCCGAGGTCGTGGGTTTGGATTTGTCTCAGCAAATGTTAAATGTTGGTATAGTTAAAATAAAAAAACTTAATTTAGACGGCAGAATTTCCATGCAGAAAGGTGACGCAGAGAACCTTCCTTTTAGTGATAACAGTTTTGACGCTGTATCGGTGGCATTTGGGGTGAGAAATTTTGAAAATCTGAGCAGAGGACTGACAGAACTTAAAAGGGTAGTGAAGGAAAACCGAAGTGTTTATATTCTGGAATTTTCTAAGGTTGAAGGGTTTTTGGGACCATTCTATATGTTCTATTTCCGGAATATCCTGCCAAGGATAGGGAAATTGATTTCCAAGGATCACAGGGCCTACAGTTATCTGCCGGATTCGGTGAACGCCTTTCCGTATGGAGAGAAAATGAAGAACATATTGCTGGAAACAGGATTTAAGAATGTTGAGTACAAAAAACTGAGTTTAGGTATTGCCACTATTTATAAAGCTACCAAATGA
- the ggt gene encoding gamma-glutamyltransferase, which yields MKNTLFFILLWPCVAFSQFTQIKIVKEVRTKDKGLIVSAHPLASEAGALMLRKQGNAFDAAVATQLALAVVYPQAGNLGGGGFLVATKTNGEKFTLDYRETAPSKAYRDMYLDKKGNADTDLSQNGRLAVGVPGSVAGFFATLKHCKLPMKVLIQPAIELAQKGFAITDREASLLNREMPSFERHNKIQTVFQRKSKWKKGDILIQKDLAETLKRIQKEGAEGFYQGETARLIVAEMKRGNGIIEMGDLKNYRVIERKPIMFNYKENEILSMPLPSSGGILLAQMLKMSSFENLGNHRHNSPVAVQIMVEAERRAFADRAEYMGDPHFIEDRTQMLISDDYLKKRWKSFDRNWATPSAAVGKITKQPEESTETTHISILDREGNAVAVTTTLNGLYGSKVVVAGAGFFLNNEMDDFSIKPGVPNMFGAVGGEANSVQPGKRMLSSMTPTIVLKNGKPFIIVGTPGGTTIPTSVFQSIVNIVDFGLNAADAVNSPKFHHQWLPEGVLVERTFPEKTIESLIKKNYSFVKTEQIGRTELIVIDEKGVATAIADSRGDDSVGLE from the coding sequence ATGAAAAATACACTTTTCTTTATTCTACTTTGGCCGTGTGTCGCCTTTTCGCAGTTTACACAGATTAAAATTGTAAAGGAAGTCCGTACTAAAGACAAGGGCCTGATTGTAAGCGCTCATCCACTGGCCAGTGAAGCGGGTGCACTCATGTTAAGGAAGCAAGGCAATGCATTCGATGCCGCCGTAGCCACCCAGCTGGCGCTTGCCGTTGTCTATCCGCAGGCAGGAAATCTTGGCGGGGGCGGTTTTCTGGTCGCAACTAAAACAAATGGCGAAAAATTCACGCTCGATTACCGCGAAACTGCACCGTCAAAAGCTTACCGGGATATGTATCTCGACAAAAAAGGTAATGCAGATACCGACCTTTCGCAAAACGGAAGACTGGCGGTTGGAGTTCCGGGCTCAGTCGCCGGTTTTTTCGCCACTTTGAAACATTGCAAACTTCCAATGAAGGTTCTTATTCAGCCTGCAATTGAACTGGCTCAGAAAGGTTTCGCCATAACCGATCGCGAGGCATCCTTACTAAACAGAGAGATGCCGTCCTTTGAACGTCACAATAAAATACAGACCGTTTTTCAGAGAAAAAGTAAATGGAAGAAAGGAGATATATTAATTCAAAAAGATTTGGCAGAAACACTGAAACGTATTCAGAAAGAGGGTGCTGAAGGATTTTATCAAGGCGAGACAGCCCGGCTTATAGTAGCTGAGATGAAACGGGGCAATGGTATTATTGAGATGGGAGATCTGAAGAATTACAGAGTTATAGAAAGAAAACCCATCATGTTCAACTATAAAGAAAATGAGATTCTGTCGATGCCATTACCATCAAGTGGTGGTATTTTACTGGCGCAAATGCTGAAAATGTCGTCTTTTGAAAATCTTGGAAACCACAGGCATAATTCGCCGGTAGCGGTTCAGATCATGGTAGAAGCCGAGCGCCGCGCCTTTGCCGACCGCGCGGAATATATGGGAGATCCCCATTTCATTGAAGACAGGACACAAATGCTTATTTCCGATGACTATCTGAAAAAACGCTGGAAAAGTTTTGACAGAAATTGGGCCACCCCCAGTGCGGCAGTCGGCAAGATTACAAAGCAGCCGGAGGAGTCTACCGAGACCACACACATCTCTATTCTGGACCGTGAAGGCAATGCTGTGGCTGTTACCACAACTCTTAACGGGCTTTACGGAAGCAAAGTGGTCGTAGCGGGCGCGGGTTTTTTCCTGAATAATGAAATGGATGACTTCTCAATAAAACCCGGTGTGCCCAATATGTTCGGTGCAGTGGGCGGTGAGGCAAATTCGGTTCAGCCCGGAAAGAGGATGCTCAGTTCAATGACACCTACAATTGTTTTGAAAAACGGTAAACCTTTTATCATTGTAGGAACTCCGGGCGGCACAACAATCCCTACATCAGTTTTTCAGTCGATAGTAAATATTGTGGATTTTGGATTGAATGCCGCCGATGCTGTAAATTCACCAAAATTCCATCACCAGTGGCTTCCCGAAGGTGTTCTTGTTGAAAGGACGTTTCCAGAAAAGACAATAGAGTCACTGATCAAAAAGAATTACAGTTTTGTTAAAACGGAACAGATTGGCAGGACAGAATTGATCGTCATTGATGAAAAAGGTGTGGCCACAGCAATTGCAGACAGTCGCGGTGATGATTCTGTAGGTTTAGAGTAG
- a CDS encoding arsenate reductase family protein produces MKKVFYLKTCDTCLKILKKFNLKDWELREIKINPITEEEVEQMYKLAGSYEAFFSKKSNQIKLRELDPKKLTEEDYKELILDHYTFLKRPVFLTDTEIFIGNDKKNLEALRSYFAD; encoded by the coding sequence ATGAAAAAAGTTTTTTACCTTAAAACCTGCGACACCTGTCTTAAAATTCTGAAAAAATTTAATTTGAAAGATTGGGAGCTCCGCGAAATTAAGATAAATCCGATTACAGAAGAAGAAGTGGAGCAGATGTATAAGCTTGCAGGTTCCTATGAAGCTTTTTTCAGTAAGAAGTCCAATCAGATAAAACTCCGTGAGCTGGATCCCAAGAAACTCACCGAAGAGGATTACAAAGAACTTATACTGGATCACTACACTTTCCTGAAGCGTCCTGTTTTCCTTACAGACACAGAAATATTTATAGGTAACGACAAAAAGAACCTTGAAGCTTTAAGGTCGTACTTTGCCGACTAA
- a CDS encoding acyl-CoA thioesterase, with protein sequence MVNTPISFQFISEPSDVNYGGNVHGGSVMKWIDQAGYACATTWSGNYSVTVYVGGIRFYEPIKIGEIVKVEAQVIYTGTSSMHISINVFSRNLKQPDFDKKTHCIIVFVAVDENGKKLPVTKWVPETEKEKQNEAYAIRLMQLREQIEDEMKPFL encoded by the coding sequence ATGGTTAACACTCCTATCAGTTTTCAGTTCATATCCGAACCCAGCGATGTTAATTACGGCGGCAACGTGCATGGCGGCAGCGTAATGAAGTGGATAGACCAGGCCGGCTATGCGTGCGCTACCACCTGGAGCGGAAATTACTCGGTAACGGTGTATGTGGGCGGTATAAGGTTTTATGAACCCATCAAGATTGGTGAGATTGTAAAGGTGGAAGCTCAGGTAATTTATACTGGAACTTCCAGTATGCATATTTCCATCAATGTATTTTCCAGGAATCTTAAGCAACCGGACTTCGACAAGAAAACGCACTGCATCATTGTGTTTGTTGCGGTTGATGAAAACGGAAAGAAGCTACCGGTGACCAAATGGGTTCCCGAAACCGAAAAGGAGAAGCAAAACGAGGCATATGCCATCCGGCTTATGCAGTTGAGAGAACAAATTGAAGATGAAATGAAGCCGTTTCTCTAG
- a CDS encoding metallophosphoesterase, whose translation MQRNFLIFTVLIFILEFYVFQAFRNIFDKSAAKTMYWIVTVLTYATLIYLILTMNRADREHHRIQIIVSVFLIFVLPKLFVVLMLLIDDILRLFQFGYQYVTSDPASEYPGRRKFLSLAGIGLFGLAAGLFTDGIIFGKYRHKARKVKLKIPNLPEALKGYRIVQISDLHSGSFFNPEKLRPAIELINSQQPHLVLFTGDVVNNYAEEFSRFIPLFSEIKARDGKFTVLGNHDYGHYGEWASRQEQQANIPTLIRLLKQAGFETLLNEHRKLNIRGEDLYVIGVENWGIKPFPQYGDLNKATSGIPSEAIKLLMSHDPSHFDEVVKNHPSNVQLTMSGHTHGMQFGLDLKNIKWSPVQYRYKKWADLYESNGKYLYVNRGFGVIAYPGRVGIHPEITVFELT comes from the coding sequence ATGCAAAGAAACTTTCTGATATTCACCGTCCTGATTTTTATTCTTGAATTCTATGTCTTTCAGGCCTTCCGGAATATTTTTGATAAAAGCGCGGCCAAAACAATGTACTGGATAGTTACCGTACTCACCTATGCAACACTAATTTATCTGATACTCACAATGAACCGGGCGGACCGCGAGCATCACAGGATACAGATTATTGTTTCCGTTTTCCTCATTTTCGTCCTGCCTAAGCTGTTTGTGGTGCTTATGCTCCTCATAGACGACATTTTGAGGCTGTTTCAGTTTGGTTACCAATATGTCACCTCAGATCCGGCGTCTGAATATCCGGGTCGCCGGAAATTCCTAAGCCTGGCCGGCATTGGCCTGTTCGGACTTGCTGCAGGTCTCTTTACCGACGGAATCATATTCGGGAAGTACAGACATAAAGCGAGAAAAGTGAAGCTTAAAATACCGAATCTGCCTGAAGCGTTGAAGGGATACCGCATTGTACAGATATCTGACCTGCACAGCGGCAGTTTCTTTAATCCTGAAAAGCTGCGTCCGGCTATAGAGCTTATTAACAGTCAGCAGCCTCATCTTGTACTTTTTACCGGCGATGTAGTCAATAATTATGCTGAAGAGTTTTCACGATTCATACCGCTGTTCTCAGAAATAAAAGCGCGCGACGGAAAGTTCACAGTTTTGGGAAATCATGACTATGGGCATTATGGAGAATGGGCTTCCAGGCAGGAACAGCAAGCAAATATACCTACGCTGATTCGATTACTGAAACAGGCAGGCTTCGAAACACTGCTTAATGAACACAGAAAACTGAATATTAGGGGCGAAGATCTCTACGTAATCGGCGTTGAAAATTGGGGCATCAAGCCGTTTCCTCAGTATGGAGACCTTAATAAGGCAACCTCCGGAATACCGTCCGAAGCTATAAAACTATTGATGAGCCATGACCCGTCCCATTTTGATGAAGTGGTGAAAAATCATCCGTCCAATGTACAGCTCACCATGTCGGGACATACACACGGGATGCAGTTCGGACTGGATCTGAAGAATATTAAATGGAGTCCCGTACAGTACCGCTATAAAAAATGGGCAGACCTTTATGAAAGCAATGGAAAGTACCTTTACGTGAACCGCGGTTTTGGAGTTATAGCCTACCCTGGACGTGTCGGTATTCATCCCGAAATTACAGTTTTCGAACTTACATAA
- a CDS encoding peptide chain release factor 1: MLKELENNFSELERKISNVNKDYRNLYTKYRDLEKEYAELQSKYDEERKKSQVLAEEQKKIKLYSAISGNPEHNRLMKSHINRLIKEVDSCIAELQNSGL, from the coding sequence ATGCTTAAAGAATTAGAAAATAATTTTTCTGAATTGGAAAGAAAAATATCTAATGTAAATAAGGATTACAGGAATCTTTATACAAAATATAGGGATCTGGAAAAAGAATACGCTGAGCTGCAGAGCAAATATGATGAAGAGCGTAAAAAAAGCCAGGTACTCGCAGAAGAACAGAAGAAAATAAAACTTTATTCAGCAATATCAGGAAATCCGGAGCATAACCGCCTTATGAAAAGCCATATCAACCGGCTTATTAAGGAAGTGGACTCCTGTATCGCAGAGCTTCAAAACAGTGGATTGTAA
- a CDS encoding NAD-dependent epimerase/dehydratase family protein translates to MESYTEKILITGALGQIGTELTNRLVEIHGAENVVASGLDRYDKNLTSAGYYERMDVSNTQLVRQVVKDYEITTVYHLASLLSGTSEKQPLFAWKLNVEPLLNFCELAREGMLKKVFWPSSIAVFGKGIPKHDVGQDVVLNPTTVYGISKMAGEKWCEYYFDKYGVDVRSIRYPGLISWKTPAGGGTTDYAVEIFYEAVEKGKYTSFISEDTAMPMLYMDDAINATLKLMSAPKESLTVRSSYNLGGMSFTPHELAEEIKKEMPDFEIDYKPDFRQAIADSWPSSIDDSVAKKDWGLKYDFDITDMTKDMLKNLKVKLGS, encoded by the coding sequence ATGGAGTCGTACACGGAAAAAATCCTTATTACAGGTGCCCTTGGCCAGATTGGAACTGAGCTCACAAACAGACTTGTTGAAATACATGGCGCCGAAAATGTGGTGGCTTCGGGACTGGACCGCTATGACAAAAACCTTACGTCGGCAGGTTACTATGAAAGGATGGATGTATCCAATACGCAGCTTGTAAGGCAGGTAGTTAAGGATTACGAAATTACGACAGTGTATCATCTGGCGTCCCTGCTCTCCGGAACTTCGGAAAAGCAGCCGCTGTTCGCCTGGAAGCTGAATGTAGAGCCTCTGCTTAATTTCTGTGAACTTGCGCGTGAAGGTATGCTGAAAAAAGTGTTCTGGCCCAGTTCCATCGCCGTATTCGGTAAAGGAATTCCCAAACATGATGTAGGGCAGGATGTGGTATTGAATCCAACTACGGTATACGGAATCTCGAAGATGGCGGGTGAGAAGTGGTGTGAATACTATTTTGATAAATATGGTGTGGATGTCAGGAGTATCCGTTATCCCGGACTGATTTCCTGGAAAACTCCTGCAGGTGGCGGAACCACAGATTATGCGGTGGAAATCTTTTATGAAGCTGTAGAGAAAGGTAAATATACCAGTTTTATCTCCGAAGATACTGCTATGCCGATGCTGTATATGGATGATGCTATCAATGCTACACTGAAGTTAATGTCGGCACCAAAGGAAAGTCTGACTGTTCGCTCATCATATAATCTAGGAGGAATGTCCTTCACTCCGCATGAGCTGGCCGAAGAAATCAAAAAAGAAATGCCAGATTTTGAAATAGATTATAAGCCCGATTTTCGACAGGCAATTGCCGATTCCTGGCCTTCTTCAATTGATGATTCTGTAGCTAAAAAGGATTGGGGTCTCAAGTATGATTTCGATATTACGGACATGACAAAAGATATGCTTAAGAATCTTAAGGTTAAACTCGGAAGTTAA
- a CDS encoding cell division protein ZapA, translated as MDVRRITINVAGRVYPLNVPAAEEETLRKVGKQIEAMIKDFELNFDVRDKQDALAMCALKLGTNAEVSAKANEKNINASNDRLMKINQLLEDLEK; from the coding sequence ATGGATGTAAGGCGTATTACCATCAATGTAGCCGGCAGGGTGTATCCACTTAATGTACCGGCCGCCGAAGAGGAAACACTCCGCAAGGTGGGCAAGCAGATCGAAGCTATGATAAAGGATTTTGAGCTTAATTTCGATGTCCGGGATAAGCAGGATGCACTGGCAATGTGCGCTCTTAAACTGGGCACCAATGCTGAAGTATCGGCCAAAGCTAACGAAAAGAATATAAATGCTTCCAATGACAGGCTGATGAAGATCAATCAGTTGCTGGAAGACCTGGAAAAGTAG
- a CDS encoding 3-oxoacyl-ACP synthase III family protein: MPSTIIIGSGSYLPPVVVGRDHFLDTEFYTDEGQRINKPNPEVIDKFVEITEIETRRYVDDTQMNSDIGLAAAQEAIQDAGINPEELDYIIYASNFGEVSESTRSNFMPNMAARLKNKLGIKNRKCITYDMIFGCPGWVESMIMANHLIKAGAAKMILVVGAETLSRVTDPYDRNKMIFADGAGAVVVKATEEENVGILEYNTICDNDAELTYLENAPSLNKEANQLPLYVRMQGRKIYEYALKNVPVAMKATLDNAGLHIDDINKILLHQANAKMDHAIIDRLMKLYDRTDYDQIIAPMTIQYLGNSSVATVPTMFNLIIKGQMEGHSFREKGNILLASVGAGMNINCIVYRFP, from the coding sequence ATGCCGAGTACAATAATAATAGGTTCAGGAAGCTATCTTCCCCCGGTGGTAGTAGGTAGAGATCATTTCCTGGATACCGAATTCTACACCGATGAAGGCCAGCGCATCAATAAACCGAATCCTGAAGTCATCGATAAATTCGTTGAAATCACGGAGATTGAAACACGGAGATATGTAGATGACACCCAAATGAACTCCGACATCGGTCTGGCTGCCGCACAGGAAGCCATTCAGGATGCCGGCATCAATCCCGAGGAACTGGATTACATTATTTACGCCAGTAACTTTGGTGAGGTAAGTGAAAGCACACGCTCCAACTTCATGCCTAATATGGCTGCCCGCCTTAAGAATAAACTGGGAATAAAGAACCGCAAATGTATCACCTACGATATGATTTTCGGATGTCCGGGATGGGTAGAGTCCATGATTATGGCTAATCACCTGATTAAAGCCGGGGCTGCTAAAATGATTTTGGTGGTGGGTGCCGAAACTTTAAGCCGTGTTACCGACCCTTACGACAGAAACAAAATGATCTTCGCCGACGGTGCCGGTGCCGTAGTTGTAAAAGCTACCGAGGAGGAAAATGTGGGTATTCTGGAATATAACACAATCTGCGACAATGATGCGGAACTTACCTATCTGGAAAACGCACCCTCATTAAACAAGGAGGCCAACCAATTGCCGCTGTATGTACGGATGCAGGGACGCAAGATTTACGAATATGCGCTGAAAAATGTTCCTGTGGCTATGAAGGCCACACTGGACAACGCAGGTCTTCATATAGACGATATTAATAAGATCCTGCTGCATCAGGCGAACGCCAAAATGGACCATGCGATAATAGACAGACTTATGAAACTGTATGACCGCACGGATTATGACCAGATTATTGCCCCGATGACCATCCAATATTTAGGCAATTCTTCCGTTGCAACAGTACCTACAATGTTTAACCTTATTATAAAAGGTCAGATGGAAGGTCACAGCTTCAGGGAAAAAGGTAATATTCTGCTGGCATCAGTTGGTGCAGGCATGAATATTAACTGCATCGTTTACAGATTTCCATAA
- the rny gene encoding ribonuclease Y — MTTTVIIVGILALVIGAVLGMVFSRSSLNTKAKFILEDAKKNAENIIETANVKAESVRKDKESQAKVKFLELKSQHDGEIQSREKKMQDAEKRIRDKEQKLNDELSKTGKLEKDLDRQIADYSTKHEILEKKQQDLDAVIAQKVEILEKIANYSAEDAKAELVEAMKAEAKSRAQSHVQSIMEEAQLNAKQEARKIVIQTIQRIGTEQAIENSVSVFNIESDEIKGRIIGREGRNIRALEAATGVEIIVDDTPEAILLSCFDPVRREIARLSLHRLVTDGRIHPARIEEVVEKTKKMIEEEIIEVGKRTIMDLGIHGLHPELVKIVGRMKFRSSYGQNLLQHSREVANIAATMAAELGLNVKMAKRAGLLHDIGKVPEQESELPHALLGMQWAEKYGENAEVVNAIGAHHDEVEMTSLLSPIIQVADAISGARPGARRQVLESYIQRLKDLEAAAMSFDGVSSAYAIQAGRELRVMVESNKVNDDQSSQLSYDISEKIQNELTYPGQVRVTVIRETRSVNIAR; from the coding sequence ATGACAACAACTGTTATTATCGTAGGCATCCTCGCACTGGTCATTGGGGCCGTGCTTGGGATGGTTTTTTCCCGAAGTTCACTAAATACCAAGGCTAAATTCATTCTGGAAGATGCAAAAAAGAATGCCGAAAACATTATAGAAACTGCAAATGTAAAGGCCGAATCCGTACGCAAGGACAAAGAGTCCCAGGCGAAGGTGAAGTTTCTGGAACTTAAATCTCAGCATGATGGCGAGATTCAGAGCCGTGAAAAGAAAATGCAGGATGCAGAGAAAAGAATCCGCGACAAAGAGCAGAAACTTAATGACGAACTTAGCAAGACCGGTAAACTGGAAAAAGACCTGGACAGACAGATTGCGGATTATTCAACCAAGCATGAAATTCTTGAAAAGAAACAGCAGGACCTTGATGCGGTAATCGCTCAGAAAGTTGAAATCCTGGAAAAAATTGCAAATTACAGTGCCGAAGACGCAAAAGCTGAACTTGTGGAGGCAATGAAAGCTGAAGCAAAGAGCCGCGCGCAGTCTCACGTGCAAAGCATCATGGAAGAAGCGCAGCTTAATGCCAAGCAGGAGGCCAGAAAAATTGTTATCCAAACGATACAGCGTATAGGTACTGAGCAGGCTATCGAGAATTCTGTTTCTGTTTTCAATATTGAATCAGACGAAATTAAAGGCCGTATTATCGGTAGGGAAGGACGTAATATCCGTGCCCTGGAAGCTGCAACGGGCGTTGAAATTATTGTGGACGATACTCCGGAAGCTATCCTGCTTTCCTGTTTCGATCCGGTAAGACGTGAAATCGCAAGACTGTCCCTGCACAGACTGGTTACAGACGGCAGAATACACCCTGCTAGGATTGAAGAGGTGGTGGAGAAGACCAAGAAAATGATTGAAGAAGAGATCATTGAAGTTGGAAAAAGAACCATAATGGATTTGGGTATTCATGGACTTCATCCTGAACTGGTTAAAATCGTGGGTCGCATGAAGTTCAGGTCTTCTTACGGACAGAATCTTCTTCAGCACTCACGTGAGGTGGCCAACATTGCCGCGACGATGGCTGCGGAGCTTGGACTGAATGTTAAGATGGCTAAAAGAGCTGGATTGCTTCACGATATCGGTAAGGTGCCGGAACAGGAATCCGAGCTACCACACGCACTGTTAGGCATGCAGTGGGCCGAGAAGTATGGCGAAAATGCCGAGGTGGTGAATGCCATCGGTGCGCACCACGACGAGGTTGAGATGACTTCGCTTCTTTCACCGATCATTCAGGTGGCTGATGCGATTTCAGGAGCAAGGCCGGGCGCCAGACGTCAGGTGCTGGAATCTTACATCCAGCGTTTAAAAGACCTTGAAGCGGCAGCGATGAGTTTTGACGGGGTTTCCAGTGCCTATGCCATACAGGCCGGACGTGAACTTCGGGTTATGGTAGAAAGTAACAAGGTGAATGACGACCAGTCCTCACAGCTGTCTTACGATATCTCCGAAAAGATCCAGAACGAGCTTACCTATCCGGGTCAGGTACGTGTAACGGTTATTCGCGAGACCAGATCCGTGAATATTGCGAGATAA
- a CDS encoding Hsp20/alpha crystallin family protein — MSNLIRRNSFFDDFITKDLFEFNRPKFSPSEATLPSVNVLEQKDSFEIQVAAPGIKKENFKIDLERNVLTVGSETREETEQKDFDGSFTRREFNYSSFSRSFTLPDSVDADRIEAAYEDGILKITVPKKDITVENIKSIEIK; from the coding sequence ATGTCTAATTTAATCAGAAGAAACAGTTTTTTTGACGATTTTATTACCAAAGATCTATTTGAGTTTAACAGACCGAAATTTTCACCTTCCGAAGCTACCTTACCTTCAGTGAATGTGCTTGAACAAAAGGACAGTTTCGAAATACAGGTTGCTGCGCCGGGTATCAAAAAAGAGAATTTCAAGATTGACCTGGAACGTAATGTTCTAACGGTGGGCAGTGAAACCCGTGAGGAAACAGAGCAAAAAGATTTCGACGGATCATTCACACGCAGGGAGTTTAATTACAGTTCATTCAGCCGTTCGTTTACATTGCCGGACAGTGTAGATGCTGATAGAATAGAAGCTGCCTATGAAGATGGGATACTGAAGATCACCGTCCCTAAAAAGGATATAACCGTAGAGAATATTAAGTCTATTGAGATTAAATAG
- the lysM gene encoding peptidoglycan-binding protein LysM produces the protein MGLGSFLKNVGEKIFGGGEKPEEQALKVKNHVAKYGFDISALTFTVADDKVTIQGEAKNWDEKGKIYVAAGNVEGIDGVNDRMTVKAAPVVAQTAAPAAAAVQPKFHTVQSGDTLSKIAKDVYGDANAYNRIFDANKPMLSDPDKIYPGQVLVIPQ, from the coding sequence ATGGGATTAGGATCATTTTTGAAAAACGTAGGTGAGAAAATTTTTGGCGGTGGCGAAAAGCCGGAAGAACAGGCCTTGAAGGTGAAAAATCATGTCGCTAAGTATGGTTTCGATATTTCTGCACTAACCTTTACAGTGGCCGATGATAAGGTAACCATCCAGGGTGAGGCAAAAAACTGGGACGAAAAAGGAAAAATTTATGTAGCTGCCGGAAATGTGGAAGGTATTGACGGTGTAAATGACCGTATGACGGTTAAGGCTGCACCGGTTGTAGCTCAGACGGCCGCACCTGCCGCCGCTGCAGTACAGCCAAAGTTTCATACGGTACAAAGCGGAGACACACTTTCAAAAATTGCAAAGGATGTGTACGGAGATGCCAATGCATACAACAGAATATTTGATGCGAATAAACCGATGCTATCGGACCCCGATAAAATCTATCCGGGTCAGGTTCTGGTGATTCCGCAATAG